A region of Thermorudis peleae DNA encodes the following proteins:
- a CDS encoding nitroreductase family protein: MERARALHLPGERALDLPELIRGRRSVRRMRSDPIPPEVVEAVLEAAAWAPSPHGTQPWRFVVITEPARKEQLAQAMADTWVRQLALDGEAPERIAQRVAGSQRRLREAPVLLLFCLFLGDLDRYPDSERQAAEEIMAIQSLGAAVQNALLMSYRLGLDTGWMCAPLFCPATVRQVLGLPEELIPHALVTLGYAAADPQRRPRRPLAELIVRWE, from the coding sequence ATGGAACGCGCGCGGGCACTGCACCTGCCAGGTGAACGGGCGCTCGACCTACCGGAGCTAATCCGTGGGCGGCGCTCCGTGCGCCGAATGCGGAGCGACCCGATACCACCTGAGGTCGTCGAGGCGGTGCTGGAAGCTGCAGCCTGGGCTCCTTCGCCTCACGGCACGCAGCCGTGGCGATTCGTCGTGATTACCGAGCCGGCACGCAAGGAGCAGCTCGCCCAAGCCATGGCTGACACCTGGGTCAGGCAGCTCGCCCTCGATGGCGAGGCCCCCGAGCGGATCGCCCAGCGTGTCGCCGGCTCGCAGCGTCGGCTGCGCGAGGCACCGGTGTTGCTGCTCTTCTGCCTCTTCCTTGGCGACCTCGATCGTTACCCCGATTCCGAGCGGCAGGCTGCTGAAGAGATTATGGCGATCCAGAGCCTCGGAGCGGCGGTGCAAAATGCCCTCCTGATGTCCTATCGCCTTGGTCTTGACACCGGATGGATGTGTGCGCCACTCTTTTGCCCAGCAACCGTCAGACAGGTGCTCGGCTTGCCGGAGGAGCTTATCCCCCATGCGCTCGTGACGCTTGGCTATGCTGCTGCTGATCCCCAACGCCGGCCACGTCGTCCGCTTGCCGAGCTGATTGTCCGCTGGGAGTAG
- a CDS encoding thermonuclease family protein: MQRRWLWIVVLLVLLMACTAPTKTPNVQPAATTSPTSPPRSAATLAATPTAWLATQPTQSAQPSVMATPASTSSGPVLDGPYPVTEVVDGDTIKVSLNGRIVSIRLIGMDAPELRDPRKPVQCYAAEAARFTQDMIARADNRVLLERDVSETDQYGRLLRYVWLDQPDGRRMLNYELVAQGYAQVLTIPPDVKYAEWFRQAQVQAQAQRRGLWGACPAFGAPAATPTPMASSASPATTAAASGVVFVSVTGGPPGSTASVVVQTRPGAHCTIQYRTPAGTASQAQGLVPRDAGADGRVSWSWKIGTSTRPGTGTVTVTCDGVSASHPITIG; this comes from the coding sequence ATGCAACGGCGATGGCTTTGGATCGTTGTTCTGCTCGTACTGTTAATGGCCTGTACTGCCCCGACGAAGACGCCTAATGTGCAGCCGGCAGCGACGACGAGCCCCACGTCACCACCGCGCTCAGCTGCGACATTGGCGGCAACTCCGACCGCTTGGCTTGCAACGCAGCCTACCCAATCTGCTCAGCCCTCGGTGATGGCCACACCGGCGTCAACGTCGAGCGGCCCGGTGCTTGACGGCCCGTATCCCGTCACCGAGGTGGTTGATGGCGACACCATCAAAGTGAGCCTCAACGGTCGTATCGTCAGCATCCGGTTGATCGGTATGGATGCACCGGAACTACGTGATCCTCGGAAGCCGGTGCAGTGCTACGCTGCTGAGGCTGCGCGATTCACTCAGGACATGATTGCTCGGGCTGACAACCGCGTGTTGCTTGAACGTGATGTCAGCGAGACTGATCAGTACGGCCGGCTCTTGCGCTACGTCTGGCTTGACCAGCCAGATGGGCGACGGATGCTGAATTATGAACTCGTCGCACAAGGCTATGCCCAAGTGCTCACCATCCCGCCTGATGTCAAGTACGCTGAATGGTTTCGCCAGGCACAGGTACAGGCCCAAGCCCAGCGGCGTGGGCTGTGGGGCGCATGCCCGGCCTTCGGCGCGCCAGCAGCGACCCCAACGCCGATGGCCTCGTCAGCTTCGCCCGCCACAACGGCTGCAGCAAGCGGCGTCGTCTTCGTGAGTGTTACTGGCGGTCCGCCAGGCAGTACAGCCTCGGTTGTTGTCCAGACTCGGCCGGGTGCGCACTGTACGATCCAGTATCGAACACCGGCGGGCACAGCCAGCCAGGCTCAGGGACTCGTTCCGCGTGACGCTGGTGCTGATGGCCGAGTGAGTTGGTCATGGAAGATCGGTACAAGCACCCGCCCAGGGACCGGCACAGTTACCGTGACCTGCGACGGCGTTTCGGCCAGTCACCCTATCACCATTGGCTAG
- a CDS encoding (R)-mandelonitrile lyase yields MEILRVGSRPSRKGPAESFTGNVRIDPVFDATPPARVHIARVTFEPGARTAWHTHPLGQVLVILDGCGWVQREGGAVETVYPGDVVWFAPGEKHWHGATATTGMTHLAIQEDQDGQTVTWLEHVPDDQYYGHQAE; encoded by the coding sequence ATGGAGATCCTGCGTGTTGGCTCTCGCCCCTCACGCAAAGGCCCGGCTGAATCGTTTACCGGTAATGTTCGCATTGATCCGGTCTTTGATGCCACGCCACCTGCCCGTGTCCATATCGCGCGGGTGACATTCGAGCCCGGAGCTCGCACTGCCTGGCACACTCACCCGCTTGGCCAAGTGCTCGTCATTCTCGATGGCTGTGGCTGGGTCCAGCGTGAGGGTGGGGCAGTGGAAACGGTGTATCCCGGTGACGTCGTCTGGTTCGCCCCAGGTGAAAAGCACTGGCATGGTGCAACCGCAACGACGGGGATGACGCACCTGGCCATTCAAGAGGATCAGGATGGGCAGACTGTGACCTGGCTTGAGCATGTTCCTGATGACCAGTACTATGGCCATCAGGCCGAGTAG
- a CDS encoding SDR family NAD(P)-dependent oxidoreductase, translated as MPYRIFITGSSDGLGLWAAQRLIRFGHQVVLHARNAARAHETAAKVPQAERVLVADLAKLDEVKRLAEEANATGPFEAVIHNAAVYRDPGPEVLAVNVLAPYVLTCLMHRPARLIYISSSLHLQGRFDPAAFAAGAVSYADSKLALVLLAKAVARRWPDVAVNAVDPGWVPTKMGGPYAPDDPKDGIRTQVWLAVCDAPGAKVSGYLFHRLQPACVHPQAEDIALQDALLDLCATLTGIPFPTR; from the coding sequence ATGCCGTATCGGATCTTCATCACGGGTTCATCCGACGGCCTCGGCTTATGGGCTGCCCAGCGACTCATCCGGTTCGGCCACCAGGTCGTTCTCCATGCCCGTAACGCTGCACGTGCTCACGAGACAGCAGCCAAAGTACCCCAAGCTGAGCGGGTGCTGGTGGCTGATCTAGCCAAGCTCGACGAAGTGAAGCGACTCGCTGAAGAAGCCAACGCCACTGGCCCTTTTGAGGCAGTGATCCATAATGCTGCAGTCTACCGGGACCCAGGGCCAGAAGTGCTGGCAGTGAATGTCCTTGCGCCCTATGTTCTCACATGCCTGATGCATCGCCCCGCTCGGCTGATCTACATAAGCTCAAGCCTGCACCTCCAGGGGCGGTTCGACCCGGCTGCGTTCGCCGCTGGTGCTGTCAGCTATGCCGACTCGAAGCTCGCTCTCGTGCTTCTGGCTAAGGCCGTCGCCCGCCGGTGGCCTGATGTTGCCGTCAATGCTGTTGACCCTGGGTGGGTGCCAACGAAAATGGGTGGTCCCTATGCTCCAGATGATCCGAAAGACGGTATCAGGACACAGGTCTGGTTAGCGGTCTGTGATGCACCGGGGGCGAAGGTCAGTGGATACCTCTTTCATCGCCTCCAGCCAGCGTGCGTTCACCCGCAGGCCGAGGATATTGCGTTGCAGGATGCGCTTCTCGACCTCTGCGCAACGCTCACCGGCATCCCCTTCCCAACCAGGTAG
- the cofC gene encoding 2-phospho-L-lactate guanylyltransferase: MPALAIVPVQHLNRAKSRLAPAFDPAARQALVQMLLAHVVTVLQATPGVGTVVVVTPDQTVLALAEQYGTRGLWQAAGGLNEAVQQGQALAQAEGWGTLLVVLGDLPHLTVANVTALLALADAATAVLAPDRHGQGTNLLAWPAAKPLDPQFGPGSRWRHRRVAAQAGLCIREYWAWGTAADCDTPDDAAQLGLLPTTAVAWDE; this comes from the coding sequence ATGCCTGCTCTGGCCATTGTGCCGGTGCAGCACCTGAACCGAGCCAAGAGCCGGCTTGCTCCGGCATTCGATCCGGCTGCCCGGCAAGCGCTTGTCCAGATGTTGCTTGCGCACGTTGTGACGGTATTGCAGGCCACGCCGGGCGTCGGCACAGTCGTTGTCGTCACGCCTGACCAAACGGTTCTTGCGCTAGCAGAACAATACGGGACGCGTGGATTATGGCAGGCGGCTGGTGGATTGAATGAGGCAGTACAGCAAGGACAGGCGCTGGCCCAGGCTGAGGGATGGGGGACACTGCTGGTCGTGCTCGGCGACCTACCGCACTTGACCGTTGCCAACGTCACAGCCCTGCTTGCCTTAGCTGATGCCGCGACAGCAGTACTGGCCCCAGATCGCCACGGGCAAGGCACGAACCTGCTCGCGTGGCCAGCAGCAAAACCGCTCGATCCCCAGTTCGGACCAGGGAGTCGCTGGAGGCATCGGCGTGTGGCTGCTCAGGCTGGGTTATGCATTCGAGAATATTGGGCGTGGGGTACGGCTGCTGACTGCGATACACCGGATGATGCGGCACAGCTGGGGCTACTGCCAACAACGGCTGTTGCTTGGGACGAGTGA
- a CDS encoding FadR/GntR family transcriptional regulator yields MRTRSKRQTEQQTAQPPLARLPHLREQVVARLVRHIVGGYYPPGSTFPTETELAHTLGVSRALVREAVRALAEKGLVEVRHGIGTRVRLPSEWNQLDPAVLFERIRTGKDETLLRDLLELRAVLDITAAELAAQRRTLDDLSVLEQALRAMRRSLNDPLAYAQHDAAFHEAIVEAAHNQLIAVARRPLGQVLVRAWELTDRLPGRMEASQRGHEQIAAAIVAQDVTAARQAMAQHVQQFEDDIREALRHVSPSALPEFLHR; encoded by the coding sequence GTGCGTACACGCTCTAAGCGACAAACTGAGCAGCAGACCGCTCAGCCGCCATTGGCACGCCTGCCGCATCTGCGTGAGCAGGTGGTTGCCCGCCTCGTCCGGCATATTGTCGGTGGCTATTATCCGCCTGGCAGCACTTTCCCCACCGAGACCGAACTCGCACACACGCTTGGCGTCAGCCGAGCCCTCGTTCGTGAGGCAGTCCGGGCACTGGCCGAGAAGGGGCTTGTCGAAGTCCGCCATGGGATTGGCACACGGGTACGGTTACCCAGCGAATGGAATCAGCTCGATCCCGCCGTGTTATTCGAGCGGATTCGAACCGGCAAAGACGAGACACTGCTGCGTGACCTGCTCGAATTGCGCGCCGTGCTTGACATCACCGCTGCGGAGCTCGCTGCTCAACGCCGCACGCTAGACGACCTCTCTGTCCTCGAGCAGGCATTACGGGCAATGCGCCGGTCGCTCAACGATCCGCTGGCGTACGCTCAACACGATGCTGCCTTCCATGAGGCGATTGTTGAGGCAGCTCACAACCAGCTTATCGCTGTGGCACGTCGGCCCCTGGGGCAAGTGCTGGTACGCGCCTGGGAACTGACCGATCGTCTGCCGGGGCGTATGGAGGCATCGCAACGCGGTCACGAACAGATCGCTGCCGCGATTGTCGCTCAGGACGTCACCGCTGCACGCCAGGCGATGGCACAGCACGTGCAGCAATTCGAAGACGACATCCGCGAAGCACTGCGCCATGTATCACCATCGGCCCTGCCGGAGTTTCTGCACAGATAG
- a CDS encoding glycogen debranching N-terminal domain-containing protein has protein sequence MGLARESRTLKHGEIFILSDQRGDVRRSLPGAGMYFRDTRFLSEYWLLLNGAEPELLDSSADLVTDGIFVFSNPVFRTEDGHDVAPHTITLQRCRSIGQALRDTFLVQNFNAFPVTLELTLVFAADFLDIFEVRGWPRERPRGLQQLPQQDGSMVHLSYRAPDGLVLETEIAFSQPPDITTVEPGSAEVRLAVPPRLLLPGHDVLVRAPGALRPPRVFTTFRLALPARGTAELGVRITPRQLLQHQQRRRIPDVAATAEAPTKATLPFAQVQTDHELFNRVLDRSLRDIEALMTPFPGGPLVAAGIPWFVAPFGRDSLIVALQLLLFTPELAADVLRFLARYQGKQVNAWTEEEPGKILHELRFGEMTRLGETPHTPYYGTVDATPLFIVLFCELMDWVGSPSLFEEFWPAIEAALGWITRYGDRDHDGFVDYGKQSPRGLVHQNWKDSANSLQFPDGVTEVAIPIAPVEVQGYVYQAKRGLAAVLQRYGNAAHHALAARLRAEAEQLRQRFEQRFWSEADQFYGQAIDGKGRLVNAISSNPGHCLFSGIVSPERAALVARRLLASDLYSGWGIRTLSRTMPHYNPMSYHNGSVWPHDNALAIAGLRRYGFDQEACTVITDLLSAAEQFPSYRLPELFCGFGRDETPCALPVSYPVSCSPQAWAAGTMPFLLRVMLGVEPRAAERRLVLRPAFPDWLHEVEVRGMRFAGRTLDLRVSRTDRRYTLEWQGASDVQVLIATGGGDGS, from the coding sequence ATGGGATTGGCCCGCGAGAGCCGGACGCTCAAGCACGGTGAGATCTTCATTCTGAGTGACCAGCGCGGTGATGTGCGTCGCTCACTGCCCGGCGCTGGCATGTACTTCCGTGATACCCGCTTTCTCAGTGAGTACTGGTTGCTGCTCAACGGCGCTGAGCCGGAATTGCTTGATTCCTCGGCTGATCTTGTGACCGACGGCATCTTCGTCTTCAGTAACCCGGTCTTCCGTACCGAGGACGGCCACGATGTCGCCCCGCACACGATCACGCTCCAGCGTTGCCGCTCGATTGGTCAAGCGTTACGCGACACGTTTCTCGTTCAGAACTTTAACGCGTTTCCGGTTACGCTCGAACTCACGCTGGTCTTCGCCGCTGACTTCTTGGATATCTTTGAGGTTCGTGGCTGGCCCCGTGAGCGTCCCCGTGGACTGCAGCAGTTGCCGCAGCAGGACGGCTCGATGGTGCACTTGAGTTACCGCGCACCTGATGGCCTTGTCCTGGAAACGGAAATCGCGTTTAGTCAGCCACCTGACATTACTACCGTCGAGCCCGGCAGCGCTGAAGTGCGCCTGGCTGTGCCGCCGCGGCTGCTCTTGCCTGGCCATGATGTTCTCGTGCGGGCGCCGGGTGCGCTACGACCGCCGCGTGTCTTCACAACGTTTCGGCTGGCGTTGCCCGCGCGAGGCACTGCGGAACTGGGTGTGCGGATTACACCACGGCAACTGCTGCAGCACCAGCAACGACGGCGCATTCCGGACGTAGCGGCGACGGCCGAGGCACCGACAAAGGCGACGCTGCCCTTTGCCCAGGTGCAAACCGACCATGAGCTATTCAACCGCGTGCTTGACCGAAGTCTCCGCGACATTGAGGCGTTGATGACGCCCTTCCCCGGTGGGCCGCTCGTCGCCGCCGGCATCCCCTGGTTCGTGGCTCCCTTTGGTCGCGATAGCCTGATCGTCGCCCTGCAACTGCTGCTTTTCACCCCTGAGTTGGCAGCTGATGTGCTCCGCTTTCTGGCCCGCTATCAAGGGAAGCAGGTCAACGCCTGGACAGAAGAGGAGCCCGGCAAAATCCTCCACGAACTGCGCTTCGGCGAGATGACCCGCTTGGGCGAGACGCCGCACACGCCGTACTACGGCACGGTCGATGCGACGCCGCTCTTCATCGTCCTCTTCTGTGAACTGATGGACTGGGTGGGCTCGCCCTCGCTGTTCGAAGAGTTCTGGCCAGCGATCGAGGCTGCGCTCGGCTGGATTACTCGCTATGGCGACCGCGATCATGATGGCTTCGTCGACTATGGGAAGCAGTCGCCTCGGGGACTTGTCCACCAGAACTGGAAGGACAGCGCGAACTCGCTGCAGTTTCCCGACGGTGTGACCGAAGTTGCGATCCCGATCGCCCCGGTCGAGGTTCAGGGTTATGTCTACCAGGCGAAGCGTGGGCTGGCCGCCGTGCTCCAGCGCTATGGTAACGCTGCCCATCACGCGCTGGCTGCCCGCTTACGAGCTGAAGCTGAACAGCTGCGTCAGCGCTTTGAGCAGCGCTTTTGGAGCGAGGCAGACCAGTTCTATGGCCAGGCAATTGACGGCAAAGGGCGGCTGGTCAATGCAATCAGCTCCAATCCCGGGCATTGCCTTTTCAGCGGCATTGTTAGTCCGGAACGAGCGGCCCTGGTAGCACGCCGGCTGCTTGCTTCAGATCTCTATTCCGGCTGGGGTATCCGTACACTCAGCCGTACCATGCCGCACTACAACCCCATGAGCTACCACAATGGCAGCGTCTGGCCCCATGACAACGCACTGGCGATTGCTGGACTGCGACGCTACGGCTTTGATCAAGAGGCCTGTACCGTTATTACCGACCTCTTGAGTGCCGCCGAGCAATTCCCCTCCTATCGCCTGCCAGAGCTGTTCTGCGGTTTTGGCCGCGACGAGACTCCCTGTGCTCTCCCGGTCTCTTACCCGGTCAGCTGCAGTCCGCAGGCTTGGGCTGCTGGGACTATGCCTTTCCTCCTGCGAGTGATGCTCGGTGTTGAGCCACGCGCAGCTGAGCGCCGGCTGGTGCTGCGTCCGGCATTTCCTGACTGGCTGCATGAAGTAGAGGTGCGCGGTATGCGTTTTGCTGGGCGGACGCTCGATCTACGGGTCAGCCGCACTGACCGGCGCTATACGCTGGAGTGGCAGGGCGCTAGCGATGTGCAGGTGTTGATCGCAACAGGAGGCGGCGATGGTTCCTGA
- a CDS encoding DMT family transporter, with protein MTDKDRVTRWGVVLVALGASLWAVDAPIRKPLTNELPATAIVLCEHLFLALYALPVVWMARRIFAQLSGRGWLALLAIGWGGSGLATVLFTEAFKIGNPTTVILLQKLQPLIAVALAGLLLRERLPRLYWPCFAVALVGAYLVSFGTLEPFWQLPRDRLLTAALAIGAATLWGAATVFGRYLLTIADLDFPTLTAGRFLSALPFLAVLAVFDGAFVPAVRTGLGHEPLRLFFLALVPGLAGMLIYYAGLSRTRASYATLAELAYPAAAVIVNWIFLGARINGTQLVGFVILWLAITALTGIPAPQPAEAEPRAAAS; from the coding sequence ATGACGGACAAGGATCGGGTGACGCGCTGGGGCGTGGTGCTGGTGGCGCTCGGCGCCTCGCTCTGGGCAGTGGATGCGCCGATCCGCAAGCCACTGACCAACGAACTGCCAGCAACCGCGATCGTGCTCTGTGAGCACCTTTTCCTTGCCCTCTATGCGTTGCCGGTTGTCTGGATGGCGCGCCGCATCTTCGCCCAGTTGAGTGGACGCGGCTGGCTGGCACTGCTGGCCATCGGCTGGGGTGGCTCAGGACTTGCCACCGTGCTCTTCACCGAGGCGTTCAAGATCGGCAACCCAACGACGGTTATCCTGCTGCAGAAGCTGCAGCCGTTGATCGCTGTGGCATTAGCCGGGTTGCTCCTCCGTGAACGATTGCCCCGGCTGTACTGGCCCTGCTTCGCTGTCGCGCTTGTTGGTGCTTACCTTGTCTCCTTTGGCACCCTCGAGCCGTTCTGGCAGTTACCGCGCGATCGCCTGCTGACAGCAGCGCTGGCGATCGGTGCGGCAACACTGTGGGGCGCAGCGACTGTCTTTGGCCGCTACTTGCTAACGATCGCTGATCTGGACTTCCCGACGCTGACGGCTGGGCGCTTCCTCTCAGCGTTGCCATTCCTCGCAGTACTCGCTGTATTCGACGGCGCGTTTGTACCAGCGGTTCGCACTGGCTTGGGACATGAACCACTACGTCTCTTCTTCCTCGCGCTTGTGCCTGGCCTGGCTGGCATGCTCATCTACTATGCTGGGTTGAGTCGTACCCGCGCGTCCTACGCTACGCTCGCCGAGCTGGCCTACCCAGCTGCAGCTGTTATCGTGAACTGGATCTTCCTCGGGGCACGCATTAACGGCACGCAGCTTGTCGGCTTCGTCATCCTCTGGCTGGCGATCACGGCGTTGACCGGCATCCCGGCGCCGCAGCCAGCTGAAGCTGAGCCGCGCGCTGCCGCCTCATGA
- the cofD gene encoding 2-phospho-L-lactate transferase, whose translation METVAATGSGLVVALAGGVGGAKLSHGLALNGLEERLCVIVNTGDDFTLYGLHISPDLDTVLYTLAGIANPQTGWGILGDTDHTLRMIGRYGRETWFWLGDRDLATHILRTERLRAGARLTDVTAELAAALGVRARILPMCDEAVPTIVETPTGSLPFQDYFVRRRQKDTVVGVRFGGIERARPTPEVLAALDAAAVVVLCPSNPIVSIGPIVAVPGLRERLRALHVPIVAVSPIVAGQALKGPADRMLATLGHEVSPRGVARLYADFLDGIVIDNQDAALAPVIEELGIAVYVTDTVMRSEADRQRLAAETLAFAERLGKRVEQG comes from the coding sequence ATGGAGACAGTGGCGGCAACTGGCAGCGGGCTTGTCGTCGCACTGGCTGGCGGCGTTGGTGGCGCAAAGCTCTCTCATGGTCTGGCGTTGAATGGGCTTGAGGAACGCTTGTGTGTCATTGTCAATACCGGCGACGACTTTACGCTTTACGGCCTGCATATCTCTCCTGACCTCGATACCGTGCTCTACACTCTAGCCGGGATCGCCAATCCGCAGACCGGCTGGGGGATCCTGGGCGACACCGACCACACACTGCGGATGATTGGCCGATATGGCCGGGAAACCTGGTTCTGGCTGGGCGACCGTGACCTCGCAACCCACATCCTCCGCACGGAACGCCTCCGCGCAGGCGCTCGGCTGACCGATGTGACGGCTGAGCTTGCCGCTGCGCTCGGAGTGCGCGCCCGTATTCTGCCAATGTGCGATGAGGCTGTCCCGACGATCGTCGAGACGCCTACTGGTTCCCTGCCGTTTCAGGACTACTTCGTACGCCGCCGCCAGAAGGACACTGTGGTAGGTGTACGCTTCGGCGGCATTGAACGGGCCCGACCGACGCCTGAGGTGCTGGCCGCACTCGATGCTGCCGCGGTGGTTGTGCTCTGCCCGTCGAACCCCATCGTAAGTATCGGGCCGATCGTGGCCGTGCCGGGCCTACGCGAACGCTTGCGAGCACTCCATGTCCCAATCGTCGCAGTAAGCCCGATCGTCGCGGGCCAGGCGCTCAAGGGCCCGGCAGATCGCATGCTGGCGACCCTCGGTCATGAGGTCTCACCTCGGGGCGTTGCCCGACTCTACGCCGATTTCCTCGATGGTATTGTCATCGACAACCAGGATGCAGCGCTCGCACCAGTAATCGAGGAGCTTGGCATAGCGGTGTATGTGACTGATACAGTGATGCGCTCCGAGGCCGATCGGCAACGGCTGGCGGCTGAGACACTGGCGTTTGCCGAACGGCTGGGTAAGCGTGTGGAGCAGGGTTGA
- a CDS encoding mandelate racemase/muconate lactonizing enzyme family protein, whose product MKITAIETLRLAEYPNLCWVLVHTDEGIVGLGETFFGAAAVSAYIHETAAPLLLGQDPRQIDRLRRVLSPYVGYAGTGVEMRGNSAIDIALWDIVGQMTGQPLYQLLGGLTREAIWVYNTCAGSRYIRTRPIQRSDNWGLTPEPVGPYEDLDAFLHRADDLARSLLEQGITGMKIWPFDPAAEASFGQHISARDLDQALEPFRKIRAAVGNRMEIMVELHGLWSLPMAKRIAQALEPFAPFWLEDPIRPDDLGALAELARATRIPLTLSETLATRWGFRELLERRIPGVVMLDVSWCGGLSEARRIAAMAEAYQLPVAPHDCTGPVVFTASVHLAVSVPNALTQEVVRAFYWGWYRELVTELPPLEQGQVRPLQHPGLGTRLRPELFDRPDAIRQYTAL is encoded by the coding sequence GTGAAGATTACGGCGATTGAGACGCTCCGGCTGGCAGAATACCCGAACCTCTGCTGGGTACTCGTCCATACTGACGAGGGCATTGTCGGGCTGGGGGAAACCTTCTTCGGTGCTGCGGCCGTCAGCGCTTACATCCATGAGACCGCTGCACCTCTGCTGTTGGGGCAGGATCCACGGCAGATTGACCGGCTGCGGCGCGTCCTCAGCCCTTACGTCGGCTATGCTGGCACCGGCGTTGAGATGCGGGGGAACTCCGCGATCGACATTGCGCTCTGGGATATTGTGGGCCAGATGACGGGCCAGCCACTCTACCAGTTGCTCGGCGGACTGACCCGCGAGGCGATCTGGGTCTACAATACCTGCGCTGGTTCCCGTTACATCCGAACTCGGCCAATTCAGCGTTCCGATAACTGGGGACTTACGCCTGAGCCGGTCGGTCCCTATGAAGACCTCGATGCCTTTCTCCACCGAGCCGATGACCTGGCCCGCAGCCTGCTGGAGCAGGGTATCACGGGGATGAAGATCTGGCCGTTCGATCCAGCCGCCGAGGCTAGTTTCGGCCAGCACATCAGTGCTCGTGACCTTGATCAGGCGCTCGAGCCGTTCCGCAAGATCCGAGCTGCTGTCGGCAATCGAATGGAGATCATGGTCGAGTTGCATGGACTGTGGTCGCTCCCGATGGCCAAGCGGATTGCTCAAGCGCTCGAGCCGTTTGCCCCCTTCTGGCTGGAAGACCCGATCCGTCCCGATGACTTGGGGGCGCTGGCCGAACTCGCCCGTGCCACGCGCATCCCGCTGACACTCAGTGAGACACTGGCGACGCGCTGGGGCTTTCGGGAGCTCCTGGAGCGGAGGATTCCGGGAGTGGTCATGTTGGACGTGAGCTGGTGTGGCGGACTCTCGGAGGCACGGCGGATTGCGGCGATGGCCGAGGCCTACCAGCTACCGGTGGCACCTCATGACTGCACTGGGCCGGTCGTCTTCACGGCCTCGGTGCATTTGGCAGTGAGTGTGCCGAATGCGCTGACCCAAGAGGTGGTGCGCGCGTTTTACTGGGGGTGGTACCGCGAACTGGTGACTGAGCTCCCGCCACTGGAGCAGGGGCAGGTGCGTCCGCTGCAGCATCCCGGGCTCGGTACCCGGCTGCGCCCTGAACTATTCGACCGCCCTGACGCCATCCGGCAGTATACTGCCCTGTAA